A region from the Benincasa hispida cultivar B227 chromosome 8, ASM972705v1, whole genome shotgun sequence genome encodes:
- the LOC120082978 gene encoding transmembrane protein 185-like isoform X3 codes for MVVETRVLTWRRGVKSLQALAAHGFLLFFTLLLALKLDRIVSYSWWVVFSPLWLFHLVAARGRFSLPAPSMPHDRYWAPWHAVMATPLLVAFEVLLCIYLECSKVVNLKIVFVPLMIFELAILVDNIRMCRALLPGDEDDNVSDEVIWQTLPHFWVSISMVFFIAATLFTLLKLCGSVATLGWWDLFINFCIAECFGFLVSTKWYNPMIHRHSLVTESSSSSLTIRYLDWDRGVVVSSDGVQPQVRVCNLQDIGGHIMKVPFIIFQILLFMHLEGTPRSASYIPCLVLFSPLFLLQGLGFVFAAYRSMEKIVILLVGAPTSVRYLDLRSKARELLGFMHHGSRLLGWWSIDEGSQEEQARLYSAGTSGYDTFTPESVKKMTKSNLVDEEKILCRVCFDEPIDMVLLPCRHHILCSSCCEKCNRCPICRESIEERLPVNDV; via the exons ATGGTGGTTGAGACTAGAGTGTTGACATGGAGGAGGGGGGTCAAGTCCCTTCAGGCTCTGGCAGCTCATggttttcttttgttcttcaCGCTTTTGCTTGCTCTCAAGCTTGACCGTATCGTTTCATACTCTTGGTG GGTTGTCTTTTCACCTCTATGGCTCTTTCATCTAGTTGCAGCAAGAGGAAGATTTTCTCTACCTGCTCCATCAATGCCTCATGATCGATAT TGGGCACCGTGGCATGCTGTCATGGCAACACCATTACTTGTTGCATTTGAAGTACTTCTTTGTATATATTTAGAATGCAGTAAAG TTGTAAATTTGAAGATTGTCTTTGTTCCCCTCATGATATTTGAGCTAGCAATTTTGGTTGATAATATCAG gATGTGTAGAGCTTTACTGCCTGGAGATGAAGACGACAATGTAAGCGATGAAGTTATATGGCAAACACTTCCT CACTTCTGGGTCTCAATATCCATGGTTTTCTTCATTGCTGCAACCCTATTCACGCTTCTAAAGCTTTGTG GCAGTGTAGCCACTCTGGGCTGGTgggatttatttataaatttctg TATAGCTGAGTGCTTTGGATTTCTTGTTTCCACGAAGTGGTATAATCCTATGATTCATAGGCACTCTCTCGTTACAGAATCAAGTTCCTCTTCGCTGACTATTAGATACCTTGACTGGGATAGAGGTGTGGTGGTTTCCTCTGATGGGGTTCAACCTCAAGTCAGAGTTTGTAACCTGCAGGACATCGGTGGACACATCATGAAGGTtccttttatcattttccaaATCCTGCTTTTTATGCACTTAGAG gGAACCCCAAGGAGTGCTTCATATATTCCTTGTCTGGTTCTGTTCTCTCCTCTTTTCTTACTGCAAGGACTGGGTTTCGTGTTTGCGGCGTATAGGTCAATGgaaaaaattgtaatattacTAGTTGGTGCTCCTACTTCTGTAAGATATCTTGACCTAAGGTCAAAGGCTCGTGAACTTTTAGGGTTCATGCACCATGGATCGAG GTTGCTAGGTTGGTGGTCAATCGATGAAGGTAGTCAAGAGGAGCAAGCTAGACTTTATTCAGCTGGGACTTCTGG GTATGATACTTTCACACCAGAGTCTGTAAAGAAAATGACCAAATCCAATCTCGTTGATGAG GAAAAGATTCTTTGTAGAGTGTGCTTTGATGAACCCATTGATATGGTTCTTCTTCCTTGTAGGCATCACATTCTCTGCAG CTCTTGTTGTGAGAAATGTAATCGCTGCCCCATCTGTCGGGAATCGATAGAAGAAAGGCTGCCTGTTAATGATGTTTAG
- the LOC120082978 gene encoding uncharacterized protein LOC120082978 isoform X2, with the protein MVVETRVLTWRRGVKSLQALAAHGFLLFFTLLLALKLDRIVSYSWWVVFSPLWLFHLVAARGRFSLPAPSMPHDRYWAPWHAVMATPLLVAFEVLLCIYLECSKVVNLKIVFVPLMIFELAILVDNIRMCRALLPGDEDDNHFWVSISMVFFIAATLFTLLKLCGSVATLGWWDLFINFCIAECFGFLVSTKWYNPMIHRHSLVTESSSSSLTIRYLDWDRGVVVSSDGVQPQVRVCNLQDIGGHIMKVPFIIFQILLFMHLEGTPRSASYIPCLVLFSPLFLLQGLGFVFAAYRSMEKIVILLVGAPTSVRYLDLRSKARELLGFMHHGSRLLGWWSIDEGSQEEQARLYSAGTSGYDTFTPESVKKMTKSNLVDEIWRLQAALNQQTEVTKLSRQEHEKLLNEKILCRVCFDEPIDMVLLPCRHHILCSSCCEKCNRCPICRESIEERLPVNDV; encoded by the exons ATGGTGGTTGAGACTAGAGTGTTGACATGGAGGAGGGGGGTCAAGTCCCTTCAGGCTCTGGCAGCTCATggttttcttttgttcttcaCGCTTTTGCTTGCTCTCAAGCTTGACCGTATCGTTTCATACTCTTGGTG GGTTGTCTTTTCACCTCTATGGCTCTTTCATCTAGTTGCAGCAAGAGGAAGATTTTCTCTACCTGCTCCATCAATGCCTCATGATCGATAT TGGGCACCGTGGCATGCTGTCATGGCAACACCATTACTTGTTGCATTTGAAGTACTTCTTTGTATATATTTAGAATGCAGTAAAG TTGTAAATTTGAAGATTGTCTTTGTTCCCCTCATGATATTTGAGCTAGCAATTTTGGTTGATAATATCAG gATGTGTAGAGCTTTACTGCCTGGAGATGAAGACGACAAT CACTTCTGGGTCTCAATATCCATGGTTTTCTTCATTGCTGCAACCCTATTCACGCTTCTAAAGCTTTGTG GCAGTGTAGCCACTCTGGGCTGGTgggatttatttataaatttctg TATAGCTGAGTGCTTTGGATTTCTTGTTTCCACGAAGTGGTATAATCCTATGATTCATAGGCACTCTCTCGTTACAGAATCAAGTTCCTCTTCGCTGACTATTAGATACCTTGACTGGGATAGAGGTGTGGTGGTTTCCTCTGATGGGGTTCAACCTCAAGTCAGAGTTTGTAACCTGCAGGACATCGGTGGACACATCATGAAGGTtccttttatcattttccaaATCCTGCTTTTTATGCACTTAGAG gGAACCCCAAGGAGTGCTTCATATATTCCTTGTCTGGTTCTGTTCTCTCCTCTTTTCTTACTGCAAGGACTGGGTTTCGTGTTTGCGGCGTATAGGTCAATGgaaaaaattgtaatattacTAGTTGGTGCTCCTACTTCTGTAAGATATCTTGACCTAAGGTCAAAGGCTCGTGAACTTTTAGGGTTCATGCACCATGGATCGAG GTTGCTAGGTTGGTGGTCAATCGATGAAGGTAGTCAAGAGGAGCAAGCTAGACTTTATTCAGCTGGGACTTCTGG GTATGATACTTTCACACCAGAGTCTGTAAAGAAAATGACCAAATCCAATCTCGTTGATGAG ATATGGAGATTACAAGCCGCATTGAATCAACAGACGGAAGTTACGAAATTGAGCCGGCAGGAACATGAAAAACTTCTAAAT GAAAAGATTCTTTGTAGAGTGTGCTTTGATGAACCCATTGATATGGTTCTTCTTCCTTGTAGGCATCACATTCTCTGCAG CTCTTGTTGTGAGAAATGTAATCGCTGCCCCATCTGTCGGGAATCGATAGAAGAAAGGCTGCCTGTTAATGATGTTTAG
- the LOC120082978 gene encoding uncharacterized protein LOC120082978 isoform X1 codes for MVVETRVLTWRRGVKSLQALAAHGFLLFFTLLLALKLDRIVSYSWWVVFSPLWLFHLVAARGRFSLPAPSMPHDRYWAPWHAVMATPLLVAFEVLLCIYLECSKVVNLKIVFVPLMIFELAILVDNIRMCRALLPGDEDDNVSDEVIWQTLPHFWVSISMVFFIAATLFTLLKLCGSVATLGWWDLFINFCIAECFGFLVSTKWYNPMIHRHSLVTESSSSSLTIRYLDWDRGVVVSSDGVQPQVRVCNLQDIGGHIMKVPFIIFQILLFMHLEGTPRSASYIPCLVLFSPLFLLQGLGFVFAAYRSMEKIVILLVGAPTSVRYLDLRSKARELLGFMHHGSRLLGWWSIDEGSQEEQARLYSAGTSGYDTFTPESVKKMTKSNLVDEIWRLQAALNQQTEVTKLSRQEHEKLLNEKILCRVCFDEPIDMVLLPCRHHILCSSCCEKCNRCPICRESIEERLPVNDV; via the exons ATGGTGGTTGAGACTAGAGTGTTGACATGGAGGAGGGGGGTCAAGTCCCTTCAGGCTCTGGCAGCTCATggttttcttttgttcttcaCGCTTTTGCTTGCTCTCAAGCTTGACCGTATCGTTTCATACTCTTGGTG GGTTGTCTTTTCACCTCTATGGCTCTTTCATCTAGTTGCAGCAAGAGGAAGATTTTCTCTACCTGCTCCATCAATGCCTCATGATCGATAT TGGGCACCGTGGCATGCTGTCATGGCAACACCATTACTTGTTGCATTTGAAGTACTTCTTTGTATATATTTAGAATGCAGTAAAG TTGTAAATTTGAAGATTGTCTTTGTTCCCCTCATGATATTTGAGCTAGCAATTTTGGTTGATAATATCAG gATGTGTAGAGCTTTACTGCCTGGAGATGAAGACGACAATGTAAGCGATGAAGTTATATGGCAAACACTTCCT CACTTCTGGGTCTCAATATCCATGGTTTTCTTCATTGCTGCAACCCTATTCACGCTTCTAAAGCTTTGTG GCAGTGTAGCCACTCTGGGCTGGTgggatttatttataaatttctg TATAGCTGAGTGCTTTGGATTTCTTGTTTCCACGAAGTGGTATAATCCTATGATTCATAGGCACTCTCTCGTTACAGAATCAAGTTCCTCTTCGCTGACTATTAGATACCTTGACTGGGATAGAGGTGTGGTGGTTTCCTCTGATGGGGTTCAACCTCAAGTCAGAGTTTGTAACCTGCAGGACATCGGTGGACACATCATGAAGGTtccttttatcattttccaaATCCTGCTTTTTATGCACTTAGAG gGAACCCCAAGGAGTGCTTCATATATTCCTTGTCTGGTTCTGTTCTCTCCTCTTTTCTTACTGCAAGGACTGGGTTTCGTGTTTGCGGCGTATAGGTCAATGgaaaaaattgtaatattacTAGTTGGTGCTCCTACTTCTGTAAGATATCTTGACCTAAGGTCAAAGGCTCGTGAACTTTTAGGGTTCATGCACCATGGATCGAG GTTGCTAGGTTGGTGGTCAATCGATGAAGGTAGTCAAGAGGAGCAAGCTAGACTTTATTCAGCTGGGACTTCTGG GTATGATACTTTCACACCAGAGTCTGTAAAGAAAATGACCAAATCCAATCTCGTTGATGAG ATATGGAGATTACAAGCCGCATTGAATCAACAGACGGAAGTTACGAAATTGAGCCGGCAGGAACATGAAAAACTTCTAAAT GAAAAGATTCTTTGTAGAGTGTGCTTTGATGAACCCATTGATATGGTTCTTCTTCCTTGTAGGCATCACATTCTCTGCAG CTCTTGTTGTGAGAAATGTAATCGCTGCCCCATCTGTCGGGAATCGATAGAAGAAAGGCTGCCTGTTAATGATGTTTAG